A genome region from Corynebacterium uberis includes the following:
- a CDS encoding PH domain-containing protein yields the protein MESKDVPGQLGDAKATAASQAGATQLSQDQASAYNALDPMAETSQRPWEYEVQSRRLRLIGYVGAAALIVIHIIMGIVVGIGSTGVTITTIDRFAFPGIGVILAVLCAVCLSRPRVRANADGVEVRNFIGTRFYGWSVIYGLSFPRGSRVARLELPDFEYVPMWALQAADQDTILEDVERFRQLEAAYMPED from the coding sequence GTGGAATCCAAGGATGTGCCTGGACAGCTCGGCGACGCGAAGGCGACCGCCGCCTCCCAGGCGGGAGCCACGCAGTTAAGCCAGGATCAGGCCAGCGCCTATAACGCTTTGGACCCGATGGCGGAGACTTCGCAACGCCCCTGGGAGTATGAGGTGCAGTCGCGGCGGCTGCGGCTCATCGGATATGTCGGCGCCGCGGCGCTCATCGTTATCCACATCATCATGGGCATCGTCGTGGGTATCGGCAGCACTGGCGTGACCATCACCACCATTGACCGCTTCGCATTCCCCGGAATCGGCGTCATCCTCGCCGTGCTGTGCGCCGTGTGCCTGTCGCGCCCGCGCGTGCGGGCCAACGCCGATGGCGTTGAGGTGCGCAACTTCATTGGAACCCGTTTCTACGGGTGGTCCGTGATTTATGGGCTGTCTTTCCCCCGCGGCTCGCGCGTTGCCCGCCTGGAGCTGCCGGACTTTGAGTATGTGCCCATGTGGGCGCTGCAAGCGGCGGATCAGGACACCATCCTTGAGGACGTGGAGCGCTTCCGCCAGCTCGAGGCCGCCTACATGCCAGAAGATTAG
- the ribH gene encoding 6,7-dimethyl-8-ribityllumazine synthase, which yields MAKEGLPQVAGVDATGLSVAVVTSSWNEEICDRLHEHAVRAARDCGASVDEFRVVGALEIPVVVQAAARTHDAVVALGCVVRGGTPHFDYVCDSVTAGLTRIALDESTPVGNGILTTDTLEQAIERSGGIDAVEDKGAEAAVAALHTALVLREVGQGKKPRDAVR from the coding sequence ATGGCTAAAGAGGGATTGCCCCAGGTAGCCGGCGTGGACGCGACGGGCCTTTCGGTGGCCGTGGTCACGTCCAGCTGGAACGAGGAGATCTGCGATCGCCTCCACGAGCACGCCGTGCGCGCCGCCCGCGACTGCGGCGCGAGCGTTGATGAGTTCCGGGTTGTTGGTGCCTTGGAGATCCCGGTGGTCGTCCAGGCCGCAGCCCGCACCCACGACGCAGTGGTGGCACTGGGGTGCGTGGTCCGGGGCGGCACGCCGCACTTCGATTATGTGTGTGACTCCGTGACCGCCGGGCTCACCCGCATCGCCCTGGACGAATCCACCCCCGTGGGCAATGGCATCCTGACCACCGATACCCTCGAGCAAGCCATTGAACGCTCCGGTGGGATCGACGCGGTAGAGGATAAGGGCGCAGAAGCTGCCGTGGCGGCGCTGCACACGGCGCTGGTCCTGCGCGAGGTGGGTCAGGGGAAAAAGCCCCGAGACGCCGTCAGATGA
- a CDS encoding bifunctional 3,4-dihydroxy-2-butanone-4-phosphate synthase/GTP cyclohydrolase II, translating into MTEQSRENLRLDTVEAAIAAIAAGQAVVVVDNEDRENEGDLIFAAEKATPELVAFMVRYTSGYICAPLTHADADRLGLPPMVTRNEDARSTAYTVTVDAATGTTGISAQSRCETVRRLADPARGPEDFTRPGHVVPLRAREGGVLVRDGHTEAAVDLARAAGLYPAGVLCEIVSEADPTDMARGPELRRFADEHGLVMISIEQLIAWRRSHEMLIDRVVETRLPTEFGYFRAIGFRHRITGVDHVALIAGHPDQDGGEDVIVRVHSECLTGDVFSSRRCDCGEQLHRSMELIAQAGRGIVVYLRGQEGRGIGLNHKLQAYELQDRGWDTVDANVELGHPVDAREFDTAAQILRDLCVTSVNLISNNPAKQEALAGHGLKVVKRTTLPVTVNEDNVRYLRAKRDRMGHDLPGVAQWDQTHPQDGPAAADDN; encoded by the coding sequence GTGACTGAGCAATCCCGGGAGAACTTAAGACTTGACACCGTCGAGGCCGCCATCGCGGCGATCGCAGCAGGTCAAGCCGTGGTGGTTGTAGACAATGAAGACCGGGAAAATGAAGGCGACTTAATCTTCGCGGCGGAAAAAGCCACCCCAGAGTTGGTGGCATTCATGGTGCGCTACACCTCCGGCTACATCTGCGCCCCCCTGACCCACGCGGATGCGGACCGGCTGGGCCTTCCCCCCATGGTGACCCGAAACGAGGACGCCAGGTCAACGGCCTACACCGTTACCGTGGATGCGGCCACCGGCACGACGGGCATCTCGGCGCAGTCGCGCTGCGAAACTGTCCGCCGCCTGGCCGACCCCGCCCGCGGCCCGGAGGACTTCACCCGGCCCGGGCACGTGGTGCCACTGCGGGCCCGGGAAGGGGGAGTCCTGGTCCGCGACGGCCACACCGAGGCCGCCGTAGACCTGGCACGCGCCGCCGGGCTCTACCCGGCTGGGGTGCTCTGTGAGATCGTCTCGGAGGCTGATCCCACGGACATGGCACGCGGACCCGAGCTGCGTCGGTTCGCCGATGAACACGGCCTGGTGATGATCTCCATCGAACAGCTCATCGCCTGGCGCCGCAGCCACGAGATGCTCATTGATCGGGTGGTAGAGACCCGACTGCCCACCGAGTTTGGCTACTTCAGGGCCATCGGGTTTAGACACCGCATCACCGGGGTAGACCACGTGGCGTTGATCGCCGGGCACCCAGACCAGGATGGCGGCGAGGATGTCATCGTGCGGGTGCATTCTGAGTGCCTGACCGGAGACGTCTTCTCCTCGCGCCGGTGCGACTGCGGCGAGCAGCTGCACCGCTCGATGGAGCTGATCGCCCAGGCCGGTCGCGGCATCGTGGTATACCTACGCGGCCAGGAGGGCCGGGGCATTGGCCTGAACCACAAGCTCCAGGCCTATGAGCTTCAAGATCGGGGCTGGGACACCGTGGACGCTAATGTGGAACTTGGCCACCCGGTGGATGCTCGAGAGTTTGATACCGCCGCGCAGATCCTGCGGGATCTGTGCGTGACCTCCGTCAACCTGATTAGCAATAATCCGGCTAAGCAGGAGGCGCTGGCCGGCCACGGCCTGAAGGTGGTCAAGCGCACCACCTTGCCTGTCACCGTCAACGAGGACAACGTGCGTTATCTGCGCGCCAAGCGCGATCGCATGGGCCATGACTTGCCGGGCGTGGCACAGTGGGACCAGACCCACCCCCAGGATGGGCCCGCCGCGGCGGATGACAACTAA
- a CDS encoding riboflavin synthase, which produces MFTGLVEELGRVQELTRHDDDSQILTIAARTVLSDAKLGDSLCVNGVCLTITQIAEDHFSADVMKETLQRTALGELTAGAQVNLERAMPVGGRLGGHLVQGHVDATATLLARTHSEHWDVLRLSLPEQIDRYVVEKGSITVSGTSLTVSATQPGWFEVSLIPATLEQTILGQLEVGDPVNLEVDVLAKYVEKLLGPGAEHASSGD; this is translated from the coding sequence GTGTTTACCGGGCTTGTTGAAGAACTCGGGCGCGTCCAGGAGCTGACGCGCCACGACGATGACTCCCAGATACTGACCATCGCCGCGCGCACGGTGCTTAGCGACGCCAAACTGGGAGACTCCCTGTGCGTCAACGGGGTCTGCCTGACCATCACACAGATCGCCGAGGACCACTTCAGCGCCGACGTGATGAAAGAAACCCTCCAGCGCACCGCGCTCGGCGAGCTGACTGCGGGCGCCCAGGTCAACCTCGAACGGGCGATGCCGGTAGGCGGGCGCCTCGGCGGGCACCTAGTCCAGGGCCATGTCGACGCCACCGCAACCCTACTGGCGCGAACGCACTCAGAACACTGGGACGTCCTGCGCTTGAGCCTGCCCGAACAGATTGACCGCTACGTGGTGGAGAAGGGCTCCATCACCGTCAGCGGCACCTCCCTGACCGTTTCAGCAACGCAGCCGGGCTGGTTTGAAGTCAGCCTCATCCCCGCCACGCTGGAGCAGACCATCCTGGGTCAACTAGAGGTTGGCGATCCCGTCAACCTGGAAGTCGACGTGCTGGCTAAGTACGTGGAAAAACTCCTGGGACCCGGGGCTGAGCACGCCAGCTCAGGCGACTAA
- the ribD gene encoding bifunctional diaminohydroxyphosphoribosylaminopyrimidine deaminase/5-amino-6-(5-phosphoribosylamino)uracil reductase RibD, translating to MSALPSIDLPDAFRIAVEQGHLARGTTSPNPPVGAVILDAHGRLAGVGHTQPVGGPHAEVMALRDAGERARGGSAIVTLEPCNHTGRTGPCTQALLAAGVAAVHYAHPDPTPLAGGGHRALHNAGVRVYRHADVAVTDLEPWEASMRAGRCHVTLKMAASLDGFVAAADGTSKWITGTAARAAVHRDRRLRDAIIIGTGTALADNPSLTARDEHGEVRGHQPRRVVIGSRNLPPQQCTNLHELGYEQYPDIATALQALWETGARDVLVEGGPHLAASFIEAGVVDALQIYSAPILLGAGTSVLARTVAATLRDAPHWTRTGVTPLGQDLLVEYTREPHASQKG from the coding sequence GTGAGTGCCCTGCCGTCGATCGATCTGCCTGACGCTTTCCGGATCGCGGTGGAGCAGGGCCACCTCGCCCGCGGTACCACTAGCCCCAACCCTCCGGTGGGGGCGGTCATCCTCGATGCGCACGGACGCCTCGCGGGCGTGGGGCACACCCAGCCCGTCGGCGGTCCCCACGCCGAGGTGATGGCCCTGCGTGACGCGGGGGAGCGCGCCCGTGGCGGCAGTGCCATCGTGACGCTGGAGCCGTGCAACCACACCGGGCGGACGGGGCCGTGCACCCAGGCGCTCCTCGCCGCAGGCGTGGCCGCCGTCCACTACGCGCACCCGGACCCCACCCCGCTCGCCGGGGGCGGGCACCGCGCCCTGCACAACGCCGGAGTGCGGGTCTACCGGCATGCGGACGTCGCCGTCACGGACCTGGAGCCGTGGGAGGCATCCATGCGGGCCGGGCGCTGCCACGTGACCCTCAAGATGGCCGCCAGCCTGGACGGATTCGTTGCCGCCGCCGACGGCACCAGCAAGTGGATCACCGGGACCGCCGCGCGGGCCGCGGTGCACCGCGACCGACGCCTGCGCGATGCCATCATCATCGGGACCGGCACCGCATTGGCGGACAATCCCTCACTGACCGCCCGAGACGAGCACGGCGAGGTCCGGGGACACCAACCGCGCCGAGTGGTCATCGGCAGCCGGAACCTGCCCCCACAGCAGTGCACCAACCTTCATGAACTGGGCTATGAGCAGTACCCAGACATTGCTACCGCGCTGCAAGCGCTGTGGGAGACCGGCGCACGCGACGTGCTCGTCGAAGGCGGGCCGCACCTGGCAGCCTCCTTCATCGAAGCCGGGGTCGTCGACGCCCTCCAGATCTATAGCGCCCCGATCCTGCTCGGCGCCGGAACCAGCGTGCTCGCCCGCACCGTCGCAGCGACGCTGCGTGACGCGCCCCACTGGACCAGGACAGGGGTCACGCCCCTAGGCCAAGACCTGCTCGTGGAATACACCCGAGAGCCACACGCATCGCAGAAAGGATGA
- the rpe gene encoding ribulose-phosphate 3-epimerase, with product MAEPIIAPSILSADFSRLGEDIARIPNADWIHVDIMDGHFVPNLSFGPDIAKTVHRITDKPLDVHLMIENPEKWVDTYIAAGAYTVIFHVEATTDPLALAQVIRAGGARAGISLRPGTDLEPYLELLPHIDEVLVMSVEPGFGGQSFMPDQLEKVRTLRAAIDAAGLDVTIEIDGGISPETIGAAAAAGCDSFVAGSAVYKTPDPAAAVDTLRDLARAAR from the coding sequence ATGGCTGAACCGATCATCGCCCCGTCCATCCTGTCCGCAGACTTCTCCCGCCTGGGGGAGGACATCGCCCGAATCCCCAACGCCGATTGGATTCACGTGGACATCATGGATGGGCACTTTGTGCCCAACCTGTCTTTCGGGCCGGACATCGCCAAGACGGTGCATCGCATTACTGATAAGCCCTTAGACGTCCACCTCATGATTGAAAACCCGGAAAAGTGGGTGGACACCTATATTGCCGCCGGGGCCTACACGGTCATCTTCCACGTGGAGGCCACCACCGACCCGCTGGCGCTGGCGCAAGTGATCCGGGCCGGCGGGGCGCGCGCGGGCATCTCCCTGCGCCCCGGCACTGACCTCGAGCCCTATCTGGAGCTGCTGCCCCACATCGATGAGGTCCTGGTCATGTCCGTGGAGCCCGGTTTTGGTGGCCAGTCATTCATGCCGGACCAGCTGGAGAAGGTACGCACGCTGCGCGCGGCTATCGACGCCGCCGGGCTCGACGTCACCATCGAGATCGACGGCGGCATCTCCCCGGAGACCATCGGCGCCGCCGCGGCCGCGGGCTGCGATAGCTTCGTGGCAGGCTCCGCGGTGTATAAGACCCCAGACCCCGCGGCGGCAGTAGATACCCTGCGGGACCTGGCACGCGCGGCCCGGTGA
- a CDS encoding RsmB/NOP family class I SAM-dependent RNA methyltransferase yields the protein MSQKQGGGFRSRTRRAAARDAAPHGTGTQATPAQRGRPPRSSQAPRAGRSGQAGHAADVDMPRQVAMEVLAAVREQDAYANLVLPGLLRQRKVRGRDAHFATELTYGTLRMLGVLDAVIGAASSRELDRISPEVLDALRLGVYQILYMRVEDHAAVDTSVRLVAAAGQPKAKGFANGVLRTITRTPREEWMSRLAPSGEIAALAFRTAHPEWIARSFAQVLGTAELEAALTADSSRPVVHLAARPGEISAQELALTCGGEEGRYSPYAVYLESGSPGALEEVRQGLAAVQDEGSQLIARALVEAPVEGTDTGRWLDLCAGPGGKSALIGALARIDAAHLDAVEIAEHRATLIEQAVRGLPVTVRVADGRTFAPDGGHYDRILVDAPCSGLGALRRRPEARWRKQPSDIAQLTELQTALLTRATQLVRPGGVVVYSTCSPDLRETREVVDAVIRDTGMRECDAHGLVAPMEDVGSQLSVQMWPHRHGTDAMFFAVLTKPVEPEHVG from the coding sequence ATGAGCCAGAAGCAGGGCGGAGGATTCCGCTCCCGGACCCGCCGGGCGGCCGCACGCGACGCGGCGCCGCACGGCACCGGCACGCAGGCCACGCCTGCGCAGCGGGGGAGACCTCCGCGCTCGTCGCAGGCGCCGCGGGCGGGCCGGTCCGGCCAGGCAGGGCACGCCGCGGACGTGGATATGCCCCGCCAGGTAGCCATGGAGGTGCTGGCAGCGGTGCGCGAACAAGACGCCTACGCCAACCTTGTGCTTCCCGGCCTGTTGCGCCAGCGCAAGGTCCGCGGGCGCGACGCCCACTTTGCCACCGAGCTGACCTACGGGACGCTGCGGATGCTGGGGGTCCTGGATGCGGTGATTGGGGCGGCGTCGTCACGCGAACTGGACCGCATCAGCCCGGAGGTGCTCGACGCCCTGCGCCTGGGCGTCTACCAGATCCTGTACATGCGGGTGGAGGATCACGCCGCCGTGGATACGTCCGTGCGGCTGGTTGCCGCCGCCGGCCAGCCAAAGGCGAAAGGGTTTGCCAACGGCGTGCTGCGCACCATCACCCGCACTCCGCGCGAGGAATGGATGTCCCGGCTGGCCCCCAGCGGGGAGATTGCCGCGCTGGCGTTTCGCACCGCCCACCCGGAGTGGATTGCGCGTTCCTTTGCCCAGGTGCTCGGCACCGCGGAGCTGGAGGCCGCACTGACCGCGGATTCTTCGCGGCCGGTTGTTCACCTGGCGGCGCGCCCCGGGGAGATCAGTGCCCAGGAGCTGGCGCTGACCTGCGGCGGGGAGGAGGGCCGCTACAGTCCCTATGCCGTTTACCTGGAGTCGGGTTCGCCGGGCGCGCTCGAGGAGGTGCGCCAGGGTCTTGCCGCCGTTCAGGACGAGGGCAGCCAACTGATCGCCCGGGCCCTGGTGGAAGCCCCCGTGGAGGGGACGGATACGGGTCGCTGGCTCGATCTGTGCGCCGGGCCGGGAGGAAAATCTGCCCTCATCGGTGCGCTCGCGCGTATCGACGCCGCCCACCTCGACGCAGTCGAGATCGCCGAGCATCGCGCCACCCTCATCGAGCAGGCGGTCCGCGGGTTGCCGGTGACCGTCCGCGTCGCCGATGGGCGCACCTTCGCCCCGGACGGTGGCCACTATGACCGGATTCTCGTGGACGCCCCCTGCTCCGGGCTGGGAGCGCTGCGCCGCCGCCCGGAGGCGCGCTGGCGCAAGCAACCCAGCGACATCGCCCAGCTCACCGAACTGCAAACGGCATTGCTGACCCGTGCCACCCAGCTGGTGCGCCCCGGCGGCGTGGTTGTGTATTCCACCTGCTCGCCGGATCTTCGGGAGACCCGTGAGGTGGTCGACGCGGTCATCCGCGATACCGGGATGCGCGAGTGTGACGCCCACGGGCTGGTGGCGCCCATGGAGGACGTGGGATCCCAGCTATCGGTCCAGATGTGGCCGCACCGGCACGGAACCGATGCCATGTTCTTTGCCGTACTGACCAAGCCGGTCGAGCCTGAGCACGTAGGATAG
- the fmt gene encoding methionyl-tRNA formyltransferase → MRIVFAGTPQPAAVALQRFLDSHHEVIAVITRPDAPQGRGRRVVASPVARLAREAGIEVLTPTTLKPGTADGDAAAARLRQLAPDVIPVVAYGCLVPRELLDVAPHGWINLHYSLLPRWRGAAPVQAAIRAGNRVTGATTFRIDEGLDTGEILATVNEEIRITDTADDLLTRLAYSGADLLVNTVNGCEHSTLRPRPQEGTPSYAGKITQQDARIQWADSAVDIARAIRAYTPAPGAWTTLEGARLKVSPVEVPLDVAVPDGEPGQLHISKSEVLVSTGSGVVRLTRVQPAGKAAMPAADWARGLSFADSAEARLS, encoded by the coding sequence ATGAGGATCGTCTTTGCGGGCACCCCGCAACCGGCAGCGGTAGCGTTGCAACGATTCCTGGATTCCCACCATGAGGTCATCGCGGTGATCACCCGCCCGGATGCGCCCCAGGGTCGCGGCCGGCGCGTCGTGGCGTCCCCTGTCGCACGGCTGGCTCGGGAGGCGGGCATCGAGGTCCTGACCCCGACGACCCTGAAGCCGGGGACCGCCGATGGGGATGCCGCGGCCGCTCGGCTTCGGCAGTTGGCACCGGATGTCATCCCCGTGGTCGCCTACGGCTGCCTGGTGCCGCGAGAGCTTCTCGACGTCGCCCCGCACGGCTGGATCAACCTCCACTACTCTTTGCTTCCGCGGTGGCGGGGCGCCGCTCCGGTGCAGGCCGCGATCCGCGCCGGAAACCGCGTCACCGGCGCGACGACGTTCCGCATCGATGAGGGCTTGGATACCGGCGAGATTCTGGCCACCGTCAACGAGGAAATCCGCATCACCGACACCGCCGACGACCTTTTGACCAGGCTGGCCTATTCCGGCGCGGACCTGCTGGTCAACACCGTCAACGGGTGCGAGCATTCGACGCTACGCCCGCGGCCCCAGGAGGGCACGCCCAGCTACGCCGGGAAGATTACCCAGCAGGACGCACGCATTCAGTGGGCTGACTCCGCCGTGGACATCGCGCGGGCGATCCGTGCCTACACCCCCGCACCTGGTGCGTGGACCACCCTGGAAGGAGCGCGGCTGAAAGTCTCGCCCGTCGAGGTTCCGCTGGATGTGGCCGTCCCGGACGGCGAGCCTGGACAGCTGCACATCAGCAAGTCGGAGGTCCTGGTGAGCACGGGAAGCGGCGTGGTGCGCTTAACCCGCGTGCAGCCGGCTGGCAAGGCGGCCATGCCCGCGGCCGACTGGGCGCGCGGGCTATCCTTTGCTGACTCTGCCGAAGCGAGGTTGTCATGA
- the def gene encoding peptide deformylase: MTLRKIRLFGDPVLSTRADEVHPDDAPALRGLIDDMVETMKEAGGVGLAANQVGVLKRVFVFDCTHVESGMRGHIINPVWEPVGEQLQQGSEGCLSIPGVSLPIERYQQVRVSGIDVAGRPVTLTASGLLARCIQHETDHLDGVLFLRRAAAQDRRAAMAQIRSSSWWNSQG; the protein is encoded by the coding sequence ATGACGCTGCGAAAGATCCGGCTCTTCGGAGACCCGGTACTATCCACGCGCGCCGACGAGGTGCACCCAGACGACGCCCCCGCGCTGCGCGGTCTGATCGATGACATGGTGGAGACCATGAAGGAGGCGGGCGGCGTCGGTTTGGCGGCCAACCAGGTGGGCGTGCTCAAGCGGGTGTTTGTCTTTGATTGCACGCACGTGGAATCGGGTATGCGCGGGCACATCATCAACCCGGTGTGGGAGCCGGTGGGCGAGCAGCTTCAGCAGGGCTCGGAGGGGTGCCTGTCTATCCCGGGGGTCAGCCTGCCCATTGAGCGCTATCAGCAGGTGCGCGTGAGCGGCATTGATGTGGCGGGCCGCCCGGTGACGCTGACGGCCTCGGGGCTGTTGGCCCGGTGTATTCAGCATGAGACGGATCATCTTGACGGCGTGTTGTTCCTGCGGCGGGCTGCGGCGCAGGATCGCCGCGCGGCGATGGCGCAGATTCGATCGAGCAGCTGGTGGAATAGCCAGGGTTAA